Below is a genomic region from Caulobacter rhizosphaerae.
CGGCGCGCGCGGCCTGGTCATGGCGGCCGGCGGCGAGGACCTGACCTGGTACGTGGCCGGCGCGCCCCTGTCGGTCGACCCGGTCAGCGGCAAGGTGATCTGGCGGCCCGCCGCGCCGGGCTTCTACCGGTTGAAGGTCGTGGACAGCCAGGGCCGGGCGGCCTCGGCGCGGGTGCGGATTAAGGCGCCGACCGGCTGAAAGTTGCCATTTGGCAGCGTATGAACTATATTCGGCCAGAGAGGTATTCCGCATGTCCCTGGTCACCCTGGTCGACACCGAGCCCAAGGCCTTCGCCGCCGAGCCGATCTCGGACGAGGAGGCGGCGGCCATGTTCCGCGCCGCGGTCAACCTGCTGAAGCTGTGGGGCGTCACCGACGAGGAGGCCGCCGTGCTGCTGGACATGCCGGTCCGGTCCTACCGCCGCTGGAAGGCCGGCGAGATCGGGCGGGTCGACCGCGACGGCAGGGCGCGGCTGTCGAACCTGATGGGGATCCACAAGGCCCTGCGGCTGATCTTCCAGGAGCCCCAGCGCGGCTACGCCTGGATCAAGGCGGCCAACACCGCGTTCGGCGGGCGATCGGCCCTGCAGGTGATGCTGGGCGGCGAACTGACCGACCTGATGCGGGTGCGCCGCTACCTGGACGCCGAGCGCGGGGCCTGGTGATCGACCTTTCGGCCATCCCGCGCGCGCCGATCGTCTGGCGCGGCGCGGTCCGGATCATCCGCAGCGCCTGGCCGCCGATCGACCTGTTCGAGGA
It encodes:
- a CDS encoding MbcA/ParS/Xre antitoxin family protein → MSLVTLVDTEPKAFAAEPISDEEAAAMFRAAVNLLKLWGVTDEEAAVLLDMPVRSYRRWKAGEIGRVDRDGRARLSNLMGIHKALRLIFQEPQRGYAWIKAANTAFGGRSALQVMLGGELTDLMRVRRYLDAERGAW